The following are encoded together in the Geobacter sulfurreducens PCA genome:
- a CDS encoding phosphatidylserine decarboxylase family protein, whose product MRNENTPIAVEGYPFIAIAGVLTLILAAVSWHAPVVWAGTAFFLTVTLFVAFFFRNPERITPGNENAVVAPADGVVIYLGPAREEHLGVETTKISIFMSVFNVHINRAPVSGTVLDTFYVKGKFLDVRDDRATFENEQAGLVIETARGLRLAVVQVAGLIARRIVCYAGKGDRLTRGGRYGLIRFGSRLDIYLPTTTEVKVALGEKTVAGETVLGILP is encoded by the coding sequence ATGCGGAATGAAAACACCCCCATAGCAGTCGAGGGGTATCCCTTTATCGCCATTGCCGGCGTTCTGACACTCATCCTAGCCGCCGTATCCTGGCATGCTCCCGTTGTCTGGGCGGGGACGGCTTTCTTTCTGACAGTCACGCTGTTCGTTGCCTTTTTCTTCCGCAATCCCGAACGGATAACCCCTGGCAACGAGAATGCCGTAGTTGCACCCGCAGACGGTGTTGTCATCTATCTCGGACCTGCCCGCGAAGAGCACCTGGGAGTGGAAACCACGAAAATCAGCATCTTCATGTCGGTGTTCAACGTCCACATCAACCGTGCACCGGTGAGTGGCACGGTGCTCGACACCTTCTACGTGAAGGGAAAATTTCTCGATGTGCGCGACGATCGCGCGACCTTCGAGAACGAGCAGGCGGGGCTGGTCATTGAGACGGCCCGTGGCCTTCGACTGGCTGTCGTGCAGGTGGCGGGTCTCATTGCCCGGCGTATCGTTTGCTACGCAGGGAAGGGGGACCGGCTCACCAGGGGGGGGCGTTATGGTCTGATCCGGTTCGGTTCGCGTCTCGATATCTATCTGCCGACCACTACCGAGGTCAAGGTCGCTCTAGGCGAGAAGACGGTAGCCGGTGAAACCGTCCTGGGGATTCTGCCATGA